cAGCACTGATTGCCGCACGcaaacgttgagctggcccagctgaAGCTGAACCAAGTCATGCGCGTCGTGAACAACTGGATGGAGGATCATGGGCTATCTCTTGCTTTGGCTAAGACAGAGATTGTAATCTTGACTAAGAAGAGGATTGACACTGTCGTTCCTCTTCGCGTGGGTGGGGTGACTGTCCAATCTActcgtgccgccaagtaccttggggttatggtggacaataagctgACCTGGAGAGACCAAATTTTCCGTACTGCGGACAAGGCCGCTAAGGTAGTGCAATCCCTTAGTAGGCTAATGGCCAACGTCGGTGGTCCCAGGTCTAGCCGAAGACGGCTCCTCATGTCTGCAGTCCAGTCCGTCCTCCTGTACGGAGCTGAGGTGTGGGCAGATGCATTAAACAAGGAGGTGTATCGGATGCGGCTTGCTCGGGTGCAGCGACAAGCAGCTCTCAGAGGTCGCATCAGCATATCGTACAGTttctgagcctgccgtcctggtgattGCTGGAGTCATCCCGGTCAAACTTCTGGCTGAGGAGAGGAAAGCAATATACCAGCgaaaaggcgagatcggcaaggaacGTGCCACATCAGAAGAGCGCACCCGCACCTACCGGCAATGGCAGGAGTTGTGGGATCAAGAGACCCGAGGACGTTGGACAGCACGGCTGAATACCGATGGTACCAGCTCTGGGTGAAACGGCGACATGGTGAGGTGGACTATTACCTCACCCAGTTTTCTCACCGGTCATGGATATTTTCAGTCCTACCTTTTCTTGATGCgaaagaccggttcaccggactGCATTTATTGCCCGGGTGTTCCCGATGATGCGGAGCATACATTCTTCCGCTGCCCACATTGGGAAAGGCCCCGACTTGACGCAACACGCACTCCTGggtgttttttcggtggactCTGTCTGTCAAGTGATGCTGGAGGGTCAGGACAACTGGAACTGTGTGTCTCATTTTGTCCAGGGTATTCTCCGcgctacccccccccccccccacccccccccccccccacccccccccccccccacccccccccccccccacccccccccccccccacccccccccccccccaccccaaataTTGCTGAATTGGGTTCAGGAGGCAAcacagttataattattttgaaaacaaagtgaggAAAAGACTAACAAATGTGAAGATCTTGTGATGAAATGTATGAGAAGAGATAAGACAAGTTCCCAAGCTGTTGATATTGTTAATCCTAATGATACTCCAGACTTTTTAAAATTGCGTCAAATTGGTGCAATCTCgcatattaattaaacatagtcAATTTAATATAGGATGTTCATTTTAAACATCTGTATAAAGATACAGATGTTTACAGATGATACAGATCTTTGTTTTTTCCAAAGGGAAAAAACAAAGATTGgtgttttaatgaatgttttaaaaaaactttttgtctGATAAATGGATTATTTCACAATCAAACCCACTCTTACTTATGGTATGACCGTAGGTGCTTGCACACCTCAATCGCAcgatttttcacaatttttatagtaaaattgtagCAGGATATGATATCAACTTTGTGAAATACAATAACTAATATTTACTGCTGCTCTACGGTTTCAGAAACCTTATTTTATAGCGCTTCTTATACTTATTATTAGAACTGGTACAAGTACCAAGGTTTTAGATTGAGGAACTGGAATCTGACCCAGACATGATAAAGTATAACTAACTGATTCCTTTAAACATAACACTAGTCATATAGTATTCACAACGTCAGTGATGATTGAGAACAAATTCTGATTTTATAGAAAGGAGAGTTCCATAAATTCATGTTAAAACAGATTATATTGATATTGAGCAagcttttgttaatattttctgtGGCAAAACCGTGATAttgttaattgataaaaaatatctttatatacagttttatagtgttatataatttgaatagcaacctgagaaaaatattacaataaggCACACAGGTTAGAAGTCAAAAATGGAGGTCAAAATACTGATTGGAGATGTGAGAGTTTGTTGCGAAAGAGGTGAGAGATATGGGAATGAGTAGAGAAAGACTTCTTCT
The Homalodisca vitripennis isolate AUS2020 chromosome 4, UT_GWSS_2.1, whole genome shotgun sequence DNA segment above includes these coding regions:
- the LOC124361551 gene encoding uncharacterized protein LOC124361551, giving the protein MRVVNNWMEDHGLSLALAKTEIVILTKKRIDTVVPLRVGGVTVQSTRAAKYLGVMVDNKLTWRDQIFRTADKAAKVVQSLSRLMANVGGPRSSRRRLLMSAVQSVLLYGAEVWADALNKEVYRMRLARVQRQAALRGRISISYSF